One Nonomuraea angiospora DNA segment encodes these proteins:
- a CDS encoding TetR/AcrR family transcriptional regulator, with product MEAEVGPRRYDSLRRTTQALETRAEIARAARRLFVERGWAATTVRDVAREAGVSVPTVYSVYGNKTGLTRALADAADLSADPSRQLADLEAPGTDPARQLAAMAAFDRRLYERAGDVITLLREAGRVEPELATVYRDGRRRADETRTAVFSSWPAGALRPGLDVPAAVDVYAGMCSIDVYTTLTAERGWSPDRVERWWSEALARELLS from the coding sequence ATGGAGGCAGAGGTGGGGCCGCGCCGTTACGACTCGCTGCGCCGTACGACGCAGGCGCTGGAGACGCGGGCCGAGATCGCCCGGGCCGCGCGGCGGCTGTTCGTCGAGCGGGGCTGGGCGGCGACGACCGTGCGCGACGTGGCCCGCGAGGCGGGGGTCTCCGTGCCGACGGTCTACTCGGTGTACGGCAACAAGACCGGCCTGACCCGAGCCCTGGCCGACGCCGCCGACCTGTCGGCCGACCCGTCCCGGCAGCTCGCGGACCTGGAGGCCCCCGGGACGGATCCCGCGCGCCAACTGGCCGCGATGGCCGCCTTCGACCGGCGCCTGTACGAGCGCGCCGGGGACGTCATCACGCTGCTGCGCGAAGCCGGCCGCGTCGAGCCCGAGCTGGCGACGGTCTACCGCGACGGCCGCAGGCGGGCCGACGAGACCCGCACGGCGGTGTTCTCCTCCTGGCCCGCCGGCGCGCTCCGCCCGGGCCTGGACGTGCCGGCGGCCGTGGACGTCTATGCGGGCATGTGCAGCATCGACGTCTACACCACGCTCACCGCCGAGCGCGGCTGGTCACCCGACCGGGTCGAGCGCTGGTGGAGCGAGGCGCTGGCCCGCGAGCTGCTGAGCTGA